CATGCCCCTTAGCCGACGTGTATTCGGTCACGTAGGACGGTCAAACGCTCCTAATCGAGCTTAGGACCTCTCGTAACCCActtaacaaaaaattaggacCTAAATATGCGGTTTAATAATTTTAGAACTAACTTTGCACCTcatcaataatattaggaccgcgGATGCATTTTTCCTCACGTCAGTTATGTCCAGCGGGCTCTTTGACTGACGTGTACTCGGTCAACGCGCCACGTAAGCAGGTCAAACGCTCCTGGACGAGCATAGGGCTTGTCGTGACACACTTAGCAAAAAATTGGGACCTAAATACGCAGTTTaataattttaggactaacttgacacctcgTAAATAATATTAGTACCGCGGATATATTTTACTCTATGCGAACTACCAAGTGAGGGTTCGCGAAAACACGAGCAACGACAGCTGGGAAGATGCGTCAAACTCTAACCCCCGCGTCGCCCTCCTCTGGCGACCCGAGGGAACcctaggcgccggcggccctAGCCCTCCCCCATCTCCTTCCCTCGCATTGCCGTCGCCGGAGGGGTGCCGGCGAAGCCGGGCACGCCCAGGGAAGGTGGCGGTGGGGCGGtttgacgtggttatgactaatcaCGTATTCAACTCAAGGATACCCATCATGGCCCACCACGGGGTCATGAGGAAAATGACTACAACTCCTGGAGTCAACATGCCAATCTCGACGACTCGAGATAAGGAAGCTTTAAATATAGCATATCTCATCATTGTAATGGGCTTGAACTCTTCCTGAGACCTAgactcctgcatatataaaggactaggaggggggAGCCAGGACAAAAGGCAACAACGAACAAGCCTCTCGCATACACCCATCTCCACGTAGAACCCTAGAGTTGCGAGACTCCCCTTTGCCAGATCTACTCTGCGCATCATAGCCCCAACGGCTCCcttgtaatctctccatcGATAtcaagatcagacaagcaggacgtaggggtattaccttccgagggccctgaacctgggtaaatcgtgtcccttgtgtccttgttagccgacgaagTCGCCGATATGCACGCTACGTGTCTTCTCCCTGATCTAAAGCTCATCAACATGGGCATTGTCGAAGGTGACCCTTCGTCACGGTTTTCTTCCCCTTCGcgcgtggaggcggcggttcTGCACGGGGTGGCTGCTGGGCGGGGCCGGTGCAGGGCGGTTCCGGCGCAGGGCGGCGCGTTGGCGGCCGCGCGGGTCCGGCGTTGGAGGCGGGGGCTGCCGCTGTGGTGGGGCGGGCCCGGTTCGGGGCCGGCGCGGGCTGCGGACAGGGCAGGCGCTGGCTGCCCCGTTCTCTGCGGATCTGCGCTCGGGGTCGCCAGATCCGGGGCCGGAGGTCCAGCGGTGGTCTGGCGCTCGAGGTGGCTGGCTGCGGGGTGGTTTTTCGGGCGGCTCCGCGGCACGGCGGTAGATGGCAAGGCTagggcggcgctgctgctaTCCTGTAGCCGCCTTTGGGTCGGCTCCAGCCGGTTCTGGAGTGTTGttgtggcggcggtggcagtgTGGCGGTTTTGGTGGTCGGCGGTGACGCAACAGCGGTCGGCAGACTCCCCGTGCTTCTGGCGCCACTCCTTCGTTGTGCGTAGCGTTGGTTGTCGTTGCAGGTTGGCTGTCCGCATGTTTGAGGAGTGAATGGCGTGGCCTTGGCGAAAGCCGTGCTCTAGCCTTGGTTGGGGCCAACGATGGCGTCGTCCATGGGCGTCGTTACCTTCTTGAAGGCATCGTTGTTTCGGTCTTGCTTTTCTCTCCTTCTGACCGAGCTCCGAGGGAAACCTGAGATCCAGTTGGATTGAGCGATGGTGACGCTTTCGGCGCCGCTTTCCTCCTTAGGGGCATCGCTTTTGGAGTTCGCATCTACCGTGGGTCTAGTGGTTTGTGGGCTGCCTGTCTGCGTGGTGTCCGTTAGCGGCATGTGTGGCAGCGACGACGGTGTGTTGTGCTGAGGTTGGGCTGCGGCGATTGGTAGTCGGTCCTCCGACATGTCCGTTGGCTTTCCAAAGTTGGTTTTGCTTCGCCGTTgggaagtcggagtcgccagctcagTGGAGTGttgtgtgatgacgatgactcgGTGGAGGAGTGGTTCGTTCTCTGGGGTGTTCGGCGCAGGCCTGCTTTTTACCCCTCTGAAGCTTGCCATCAGAATCAGCGTCTTTTGTTCGCTAGCGAGGGTGACTGGTTGTTTGGCACGGGCCGGCGTGTGCTTGCGTGCCTGCAGAGGTAGAGTCCCCGTTCTTGGGCGTTTGTGGgggaagtcggagtcgccagctcagAAGAGTGTTTGTGTGATGACGATAACATCTGCGTACAACCTCGGCGGTATTCTTCTTTCTGCTGTGTGTGTTGAGTGTGCGTGGGTGGCCAGGTCGGTCACGTTGTTCGGTTTTCGGCTCggttttccttataaatagaACCATTCTATTCTTCTTTAACGCACTGCATGACCCCTGCCCTCTCGAAGAGgttcggcaaaaaaaaaactaccaaGTGAGGGCTTATTGCATACTCATGCATGCGTATGCAGTtcctatatatattttttgaacaGCGCATGGGTATGCAGTTCTCAAATAGGCCACGGGCATCTTGTGTGTCTCCTGTGTAATATTTTCAGAAGTCTAGCGTTTGTTGCGCGTCCTAAAAATAAACGGAGCCTCGTGCATTTAGAAATGGACAAGCACGATTGGATCAGGAAATTGGGGCATCCAGTGCATCACAGATCACAAAGTAATAAAATCCGAATCCGAATATCGAAATGGAGCCTTTTGTCTTCTTTCTCGGCGTCGGCAGTCGGCACACTTGTGCACCAGGCGGCTCAGCTGGACTGGCAGCCGGCTCCCTCCCGTGTCATATCCCAGATTCCCAGccccgccttcttcctccgcgtCTTCTTCCCACTTCAGCAGTTCAGCTCGGTCCTCCCCTAAGGcaccctcctccctcctccttccgtCTGGCATCTCCCCTCCCATCGGTAAGGATTCTCTGTCTTGCTCGAATCcttgttcctcctcctctagtTGCAGGGCCGTCCCCAGGAATTGCGATCGAACAGCCGCGAGATTGCTGTTTTTCCTCCATGCGTGGCCCTGCTGCGTGATTGCcggcagattttttttccctccgCTAATTCTCCTAACTAACTAAACACAGATTTGGGGGCCTCGCCCTGAGAGGTCGCCGCTCAGTTCGCCCGTTCGTTAAGCCCTATTGGGTGGACGTTCTCCCGAAGTTACTGACTGACTGTAACTTTGTGCGCAGCGGCGGACTTCACGATGTCGAAGACGGGAGCCCTGGATCTCGCATCTGGCCTTGGCGGGAAGATCACCAAGGAAGAAGTCAAATCGGCTGTCGATGAGTACGTATCTCCATGCCAATTGCGTGATCCAGAAGTacagatttttgtttttaatatCCCGCAGGGCTCGATGGTATTAAGGAATAAATAAGGCGGCAAGGGAGTTGACCCGATGCAAGTCATTTTTACAATTCCATGCATTCTTTGTGTTGTTCAAATCGTATCTGCAGTTGTGAGCCTAAATTAAATAGAAATAAAAGATTTGGCTCGCTTGTTTTCGGATTTCCATGTCAATAATGTCGTTCAGAGCCATAGAGCTGTAGCTCCAATGAGTTGATCTGACAGAACAACCGTATTCCATCCTTTTCCTTTCCGGATGACGACTGTCATCAGTTTGCCTTTGCAATCTGCACCCAGAAAATTCTTGGCATCCCTTCTGATAAGAATACTATCCTTTTGAGTTACCAGTTCTGGACATGTTCTTGATGTGATTGTTAGCTTAGATTTCACAATCGGTGGTACTATTTTGGTTGATTAAACGTGCATATCGATTTCTGCCCCCTTTGTGTGCTAGTACAAGGCATCCAACTGGTCATTTAAGACTGTACCTACCACTGTACCTAGGAAACGTGTCCTGTTAAACCGGTCCTTTCGATATACACACTATTCAGAGGGCCATCAAAATATTCAGTTTCTCCTTAGCACTGACGCACTGTAGAATCTGCTGAGTGTAATCTTGTTGATTAGCATCTTCATTCCTGAGAGTGTTTATGTATGCTTATTCTCTTGAATAAAAATGTATCTCCTGCCattattttccttgttttaCAATTAATTTGGACAAAATTATGCCACAAGGTACGAGAAATATCATGGATATTATGGAGGGAAGGAGGAAGCAAGGAAATCCAACTACACTGATATGGTAATAATTATCCTATATGGAAGACAGTTTGGGAAAAtatttctataaatttgatgCATCCCTACTTAAGTTATCTGTCAGCAGTGATTATTCATTTATTTCTCCATGAAATCTGGTAATTTTGTAGTTAGCTTCAGCGTATTTAAAACAAATTTGTTAGCTTGCAACTCTGCTTACATGATATCATTAAAGATCTATGTTCTTCAAAAGATGACTTAATGCCTCAATATTTCTCGTATAGTCAGTAATGGGAAAGATGGTTAAAGTTACAAATACAACTGCAACTTCTAGGTTCTGCCTTGCAATCTTTGTGGATACATATCATTTGTGGCTACATATCGAATGCGCAATTTGTGTTTGTGCAAGAACGAGATGTTTAATGTTACAATTGAGAATGCTGACATATGTTTACTGTGCTATATCGTATGATGGCCCATGATCATGGCCCACTAGGATTTGAATACCAGCACCTGACACTACGATGTCTTATCAGGTCAATAAATATTATGATCTTGCTACTAGCTTCTATGAGTATGGCTGGGGTGAATCCTTCCATTTTGCTCACAGGTGAACACTCTCTTGTTGAAAGAACAAATAGCTGACCTTTcatttttcacaaaaaatgttccaagaaaaaaaaacaaatgaagtAATCTAAGTTATCACTGAATGTGATACCAAAGGTCCTTGAAATTTCAGATGGAATGGAGAATCATTAAGAGAAAGCATCAAAAGACATGAGCACTTTCTGGCCTTACAGCTCGAGTTAAAACCAGGAATGAAGGTCAGCATTCTTACTTCTTATGAAGAACAAATAACCAAAGCCAGAATGCTTTAAAGTTTTTCGCAGCtcttgctactccctccatcctcTTTTAGTAGGCGTTTTATTTGTATGGTGTTGTCCAGCTTTTGTAGGCGTACAACTTTTTCCAGCTGTACGGTGCCTAAACTACCCCTGTTTTCTTTCCTCCTGTGCTGCCTCCGTAGACTGCCTTGTTACTGGAGTAAAATCTAAGACCCCTACAAAAAtaggccggagggagtacaacatgACATGACAAGGAAGCATATAATAACCAGATACTGTTTTCTTCACTTCTTTGCATAGGTTTTGGACGTGGGCTGCGGAATAGGCGGACCATTAAGAGAAATTGCCAGATTCAGGTTTGATTCCAGGGGCCCCTCTCTTCATTCTCATGAATTGGGACGCATTCAGATTAGTCTTTTTCATATGCACGACTAATGCATCAGAAATGATCAATGTTTGTATTTCTTAAATTATAAAGTTGTGGTGATATGATTTCGGGGAGACAGAGCTGCTTCTCTATTTACATTTTCAACTAAGCTATAATGTGCTTCTTCTTTGGGAAAAGATAAAAAACAGAGCCTGATAATTTACCGAGCACTACAAATATTTTTTGGTATAAGCCTTGATCCATTCACTCTTAAAACAAGGTAGTCAATCTCTCAAccatataaataaataatataatTCTTTTCTCTGTTTTTAAATAATTGAAGATGTATAAATCGCATGTCTCGGtaattttaaataaaatattattGGCTTTGTCATAATATCATTACATTGTACTTGCAGCCAGAAATTACTAACCTGACAATCGTTCTCTGCAGCTCGACCTCAGTTACCGGTTTGAACAACAACGACTATCAGATAACTAGGGGGAAGGTGATTCAACACTCCCACAATTAATTTCATTCAttttgctgatgatcggtggTTAAGGACTTCAGTTCAATGTGCATCTTGAAGTGTTACACTTATCAGTAATTAACTGAATACTAATATTGACATTTTTGTATTCAGGAGCTCAATCGGTTGGCAGGACTTAGTGGAACTTGTGATTTTGTCAAGGTATTATTGGCCTACCCACTAGATCACATTTATTTTGGGTTCAGCTTTTTGCCTAGTTTCCTGTTCTTCCCCCCTCCTTAGTAAGCAAAGAAATCTCGAAAATTCCTTTTAGAACCCGTGCGACATCTAGCTCGTTATCTTGGCCGCGAAAGGAAGCTCGGGATCCCCTGCCgcaggctccacctccgcgTATTCTTTCCAGCCCATCCAGTATTCATGATCATATATCTTCTTGCCACAAATGATAATTTTTTCCGTATGCCCCTAACTTATTACAAATTCGTTTCTTCTTTATTGAACAATTTATTTTTACAATTATATGCATCAAACGCGTCCCGTAATGTATATCTATTTTTGTTAGCATTTCGATCCCTCAGAATCTgctgtttaatttttttaatactcTCTCCTCAACTGATTGTCCTAGTCAACTACCCCCTCCCATCCATAATAAGTCTCttgaatttagtacaaagttgtataGGTCCACAgtgccatgccatgccatgccaccATCTTCAATTAATAGACAATAATACTAGGCTCAACGCGGGTCAACAATTGTGCTACGATTATGGTACCAATTTCACAATTCAAACAGAGATTTCGAAACATTCCACAAAACAGAATCCCCCTTGCTGAGACTGATAAGACACAAAAATAGCATCATACCGACCACAAACTACAACTTATTCAGTTCTCACGAACCAGCAGCTTAAACACACCTCCCTACATTACGTTTTCAATCAACTTAATACATTGTCATCCATTCGGAATCCACTACAAGTTAAATCACATGTCCAAAGGAAACACACCTCGCTACATTACGTTTTCTGACGCTGGATATGATCCACACTATTTTCTATCCTCCAATGATGACCAGTCTGAATGAAAGAGAGACTCAGCCAAGCAAAATCTTGGGGTTTCCGCAGTTGTTCTTCTGATGACCTGTACCGCCACAGTTTGAGCACTTCGGCTGACGCCTAGGAACCTTCGGGATATCACTCTGGTGCGGACAGGTCGTGCTCTTGTGTCCAGATAAACGGCAAACTGAACAGAACCTGCTCCTCTTGCTGACTTCCTCGTACGGCGCTTTTTCCCTTCCATTGCTTGGTCACCCAACAGGTCTTTTCTTGCTTGTCATCGTTACCCCGCTTCCATTTTGAGCATTCATTCCTGACTTGCACGCTTCGCCCGTTCCTGGGGTTGTTGCTGTTTCCTGTCCAATTCCTGGCGAGTCGGCGCGACCCCTGTTAAATCGTCCCTAACCCCGACCTCCGCATTTTCCCTTGTTAATTCCGCCTGCCCTCTCTCGTGGACACCAAGACCGTCCGGAGTTGCACAAAGAGGCTCCAACCTGGTATTCACATCAACCATGAGTTCCATTGCCAGTTCATAAGCAGCAGGATTCGAATCACCCATCCTGACGATCTCGAATGCAGTAAGCGACAAATTTGAGTGACGCCCTTGATCTTTCTGGTAGCTGCGGAGATGTGGTGGCAAAATGTCCCCTGCATCCCTTGTCCATCTTTTCAGAACCAAACTGCTAGGTATTTCCATGTGCCCCAGATGCAGCAGCacctgaaaaaacaaatacacCAGCAACCATCCCGTCAGTTCCCTTTGGGACTAGCAGCTCAACAGAACATATTATGACCAGCCTTCCTTTTATTTCAAAGTACTATTTTTATCAAACGGATATCAGAAGAGAACATACCTTTATTTGGTGACAGCAGGGCATCCCGGAATGCTCAAACGAGCCACACTCACATTTGTACTCCCCCTTATCTTCATCTACCTGGAGACGGTATATTGTCTTGCACCATTTTTCCCTGAATACATGCCTGGTATGTCTAGCGATGTACGACTTCCTCGGCTCTATTTCCTCTAGCATGTACTGACCATACTCAGATAGAGAGTGTCCAAATTGCTCTAACATAGTTCTGGTATATACCTTACCCGCATGCACCTCAATCGGCAGATTAGCCTTCAGGACCACACCattctgttttatttttgaacaTTTGTAGTATCACGAACTAACAAATAGTACTTGAGCATAATGGCATGTGAAATCAAAACACAACACATATGTTTCATTACATCTAACCCACAAATAGCGGCTTCATAATGTAATAAAAAATAGCTTGAATACGTCACTTACCAGGGCTGTCCTTTTTTCCTAGTAGCTCTCCTCCGAGTCTATGTCGAATTGCAGCTTCTCGTGTTGCTTCACAAATATATGCATTGGGCATCCAGGAGGCATGTAAGTCTTCAGAACATGGCTGGCGCTCTCGCTTCGTTGAGTGCTTGTTATCTTGGCACAAGAGATGTTCCTGAAATAAGATTTCGCCCATTTGCGACGAACCTCATAAATCTGAGTAAGAAACGGCTGCTTCTGCAAACCATatttctccaacatctccgCCCAGCAGCTCTCAAATTCCTCCTCCATACACATAAGGTTCACCAGCTTGTGGAATTCAGCTCTGAATTCACTCTTCTTGCCATACAAAGCCCCTAGCGACTCTTTTGCTTTTTTCAACACGTGCCACTTGCACCAACGGTGCTTCGTGTTGGGGAACACTTCGGCTATTGCAAGTTCCATTGATCTAGCCTGATCTGCAAACAACAATCACCCGTTATGATATGTTGATGGGATCGCCGACAGGTCACACAAATTGGCCCATGATGCGGACATAATctaatcaagaaaaaaaaagaccacaCCAACTGGCCATGCCATGTGGGCAATATGGCACTTGGGGAGTTTTTCTAGAGGAAGAACCTGTGAGTATTGTTTGTGGGTGCCGGTCCTTCCCACCTATCATCCGCATGAACTCTGCGAACACCCATTTAGAGCTCTCCACTCTCTCATCCCTCATGAGAACTCCACCCAAAATAATGCTTTGGAAGTGGTTGTTCACAGCCATGAATAGACCAAATGGCATGTCATACAGATTGGTCCTGTACGTCGTATCAAATGTCAGTACATCTCCGAATCATATGTACTGGTCCATGCACTTGCCCGACGTCCACATTAGAGTCTTAATCCGTCTGTCGTCGTCGACCTGCACTGTATACTTGAAATTGGGGTCCGCCTCCAGCATCTTGCTAAAGACATCCAGTGTTTTCACCGCGTCATTATCTGACTGCTCCTGGCTTATCTTTCCACAAAGAGTCTTCAAAGACATCTTCGTGAATGGTATACGATCCATGCTCCCAAAGAAACTACCAATTATGCTGTAAACCTTACCAAGGCTGATGGGACTTGCTTCACCAGTTGCTTCGTGTACCTATAGATGTGCTTATGGGACTTCCAgctatacctgggcaaaccccgggccgggcttcataaaagcccgAACCTGAAGCCCGAGtcgagcccggcccgaaacaccgaaaataggccatttaagcattaaaataattatttttggaataaatatttgattttttatacctattttccCTAAAAATACCTTTTTTAGTcatttcgggccgggcttgggactGAAAAGGGAggcccaagcccggcccgggacgtcgggcttcaggccgggccacccatgcccaggtatactTCCAGCACGGCTTTTCACCACAAGTTTTTGACAGGGGATGGTTGTGTTTGTCTCTATGCTCACAGATGTACCATCCTTTGTCTTCTGATCGAAGTAATCTAATGAGAGCTGGGCACCCACATCTAGCAGACCGGCTGTTTTCCGTCAACGGCTTCCCCTACAGCCATAACATGCCACTAAATCATATCAGGACATTTTGGAAGGTCAGAAATAACTGAATAGATATAACTGAATAACAGAAATAACATTTTCCCAAATATATGCGTAGCAAAATGGAAGGTCAGATCTAATTTACCGCACAAGCACACACGATTTCCTGCATGCACTTCTCCCGGTGGACGTTTAGCCTGCATTTAGCATACCGAATGCTAAACCCAACCTCCCAGGAATACAGGTTGTAGAAGTTGTATGCGTCGTCCAAACAGTCGAATGACGTCCCTACCGCCGGATTCACTACGATGTCACTCTTTCTTTCCGCATAGTTCTTAATCGAATTCTCAAGGGCACTCGTTAGTTCATGGTTCAGTTCCCTTTCTTCAGGGGCCGCACCAGTCCGAACCCTGAAAGGAAATAAAAACCAATTAGCAGGCCTCAGACTCTGAATAAACAACATCATTCCTAATCGTCCCACGAACCTCATATTATACTACGTTCGgcagaaagaaaaattaaCAGGTTATTAACCAGCTTTTCATGATGATTCTAAGCTCGCAGCACTACCTCCGACTGATTTGAGCGCTGTCGTTGCTCCATAAACTATTTTCAAACCTGTGCGTCCATCCTTCAGAGTTGATCTTCATCAGCCCCTCCTGCATAGGTGCGTCGACATCCTCCCTGCCAGCCTCATCGtgagccgcctcctccataaATACCTCCTCCGATGGCTGGTCTGCGCTGCCAGAAGCGAGAATGACGCTTGGATCTATCAGCACACCGTCGTTCGAAAAGCCCGGAACGCTGCAAGCATATCAGATGATCATCGTCAAAGGTACCCCGCTACTACAGGAACAGAGGGGGAGAGAAAGCCAATCCAATACAATCAAAACAGCTTAGGCGAAGGTGGGGGACGACTTACATGGCACATCCTTCGTCGTCGCCAGACGCCTCCGTCAATGATCTTCCCATGGTCGCCGCGTTCTAGGTGCAGAGCCGCCGAGACACTGACCACCACCACACAACCACAGCAAAAAATCCCCCTCGCCACACGGGAATGGATTGCAGAGCCAGCGCTCCGGATTTGAGCTTCAAGTGCCGTACCAGATCTGTCCCGGGAAGAGTTATCCCCGCCGGAGGAACAGGCAaacagcgccgccgccgcctggtgTCTACGACGGGAGAGGTCGGTTGGAGTGAGAtgaagcctttttttttttttgagagcattttttttctttttttgagggggtGAGATGAAGCCTTCTTGGAACGAATAAAATATGCTCACCTACAGGGGCCAAGCATCTTCAATGCAAGGTGCCTGAGGTGAGCATATTTTATTCACCCTAAACCACCATCAATGCAAAGCCCATATCAGACCTGTCCCATTTTTTAATTCGTCCCTGGACGGCCCAAAATGTAATCCTGAAACGTAACCGAGGTCCAGTATTTGTCACTGTTACCCCATACGCTCCCTGGGCCAAAGCCTCAGTATTCCTTAATTTCTGCCGAGAAGCCCAACCTTTTCCCATGTCACTTGGCCCACTGGCCCATATCCTGACGACCGATTGTGCACTCTAGATACCGAGCTAACACTCGCTCGGGTCCTATTATTCCTTGTCCAAGAAATCTTTGCATTTGCTTTGCCCACAGTTCCAAAAAGTGCTAGGAGGATGGCGGAGTGGTGCTTTTAATAAAGAATCTGTATATTGGATGAAGACAAATGTTGACTGTGTAAAAAAAGTTATATGCTTGTGGCTTTTTGAAATTAAATGACAGTTTTCATTTCCTACGTATTGATCGGAATACAGGCAGACTTCATGAAGATGCCATTCTCCGATAACACTTTCGACGCTGTTTATGCTATTGAGGCAACATGCCATGCACCTGATCCGGTATGACCTCTGTCATTTATGTATTAGAATTGCCTTCTCTTTTAGTACCTTCTAGCAATGCAAAAGTGAATTGATCTTTTTGTTGCACAGGTTGGCTGCTATAAGGAGATCTACCGTGTATTGAAACCTGGTCAGTTTTTTGCCGTATATGAGTGGTGCATAACTGATCACTATGATCCAAACAATGCAACCCACAAGAGGATTAAGGATGAAATCGAGCTTGGAAATGGCCTGCCAGATATCCGAAGTACTAGGCAGTGTCTTCAAGCTGTTAAAGATGCTGGGTTTGAGGTAAGATATTATTATTTCcgtctttttttgtttagtcATGTGCTTCTAGGATTTTCTGAGAGGAATCCACTTCTGGAATAGGAAAGTGCtgcaaatatttatttcttttcaatTTCATGGAGTTTCATTGGGTCCCTAATGGAGATAATATTTTTGTCTTAATGAAGGTTATTTGGGATAAGGATCTAGCTGAAGATTCTCCATTGCCTTGGTACTTGCCCTTGGATCCAAGTCGATTTTCATTGAGCAGCTTCCGTTTGACTACCGTGGGACGATTAATTACTCGCAATATGGTGAGACAATGAATACTCGACTTTTTTCTATTCTTTCTATCATTTCATTCTGCACAATCAAATGAAATTATTATCTCTGTCTTATGAAGGACTAGGACTATAGGCTGACAATTTCTAAACCATTCCTacaaaccttttttttttattagaatCCTGTTCTGTGGTTTTTTATCATGAGAGGTATCATGCCAGTAATTTTGTA
This is a stretch of genomic DNA from Brachypodium distachyon strain Bd21 chromosome 1, Brachypodium_distachyon_v3.0, whole genome shotgun sequence. It encodes these proteins:
- the LOC100834229 gene encoding cycloartenol-C-24-methyltransferase 1, whose product is MSKTGALDLASGLGGKITKEEVKSAVDEYEKYHGYYGGKEEARKSNYTDMVNKYYDLATSFYEYGWGESFHFAHRWNGESLRESIKRHEHFLALQLELKPGMKVLDVGCGIGGPLREIARFSSTSVTGLNNNDYQITRGKELNRLAGLSGTCDFVKADFMKMPFSDNTFDAVYAIEATCHAPDPVGCYKEIYRVLKPGQFFAVYEWCITDHYDPNNATHKRIKDEIELGNGLPDIRSTRQCLQAVKDAGFEVIWDKDLAEDSPLPWYLPLDPSRFSLSSFRLTTVGRLITRNMVKALEYIGLAPQGSQRVSSFLEKAAEGLVEGGKKEIFTPMYFFVVRKPLSE
- the LOC106865883 gene encoding protein FAR1-RELATED SEQUENCE 7-like isoform X1, with amino-acid sequence MGRSLTEASGDDEGCAIVPGFSNDGVLIDPSVILASGSADQPSEEVFMEEAAHDEAGREDVDAPMQEGLMKINSEGWTHRFENSLWSNDSAQISRRVRTGAAPEERELNHELTSALENSIKNYAERKSDIVVNPAVGTSFDCLDDAYNFYNLYSWEVGFSIRYAKCRLNVHREKCMQEIVCACAGKPLTENSRSARCGCPALIRLLRSEDKGWYICEHRDKHNHPLSKTCGEKPCWKYTWAWVARPEARRPGPGLGLPFQSQARPEMTKKDQARSMELAIAEVFPNTKHRWCKWHVLKKAKESLGALYGKKSEFRAEFHKLVNLMCMEEEFESCWAEMLEKYGLQKQPFLTQIYEVRRKWAKSYFRNISCAKITSTQRSESASHVLKTYMPPGCPMHIFVKQHEKLQFDIDSEESY
- the LOC106865883 gene encoding protein FAR1-RELATED SEQUENCE 7-like isoform X2 encodes the protein MGRSLTEASGDDEGCAIVPGFSNDGVLIDPSVILASGSADQPSEEVFMEEAAHDEAGREDVDAPMQEGLMKINSEGWTHRVRTGAAPEERELNHELTSALENSIKNYAERKSDIVVNPAVGTSFDCLDDAYNFYNLYSWEVGFSIRYAKCRLNVHREKCMQEIVCACAGKPLTENSRSARCGCPALIRLLRSEDKGWYICEHRDKHNHPLSKTCGEKPCWKYTWAWVARPEARRPGPGLGLPFQSQARPEMTKKDQARSMELAIAEVFPNTKHRWCKWHVLKKAKESLGALYGKKSEFRAEFHKLVNLMCMEEEFESCWAEMLEKYGLQKQPFLTQIYEVRRKWAKSYFRNISCAKITSTQRSESASHVLKTYMPPGCPMHIFVKQHEKLQFDIDSEESY